Proteins encoded together in one Maricaulis maris window:
- the gmd gene encoding GDP-mannose 4,6-dehydratase, with translation MIKRALITGVTGQDGAYLAELLLSKGYEVHGLKRRASSFNSQRVDHLYVDPHEGETRFFMHYGDMTDSTNLIRLVQQIQPDEIYNLAAQSHVKVSFEAPEYTANADAIGALRLLEAIRILDLQDKARFYQASTSELYGLVQEVPQSETTPFYPRSPYAAAKLYAYWITVNYREAYGMHASNGILFNHEGPTRGETFVTRKITRAVAAMHQKRQAKLYLGNLDAQRDWGHARDYVEGMWRIVQHASADDFVLATGETHTVREFVELAFKEIDITLEWVGAGESETGRCAATGRELVAVDPRYYRPTEVDLLIGDPTKAKEKLGWKHTTPFPELVSEMVRSDLKVIATEAAYRSNHGDV, from the coding sequence ATGATAAAGCGTGCACTTATTACCGGCGTGACCGGGCAGGACGGCGCCTATCTGGCCGAGCTCTTGCTTAGCAAAGGCTATGAAGTTCACGGACTGAAGCGCAGGGCCTCGTCCTTCAACTCCCAGCGCGTTGATCATCTCTATGTTGATCCGCATGAGGGTGAGACCCGTTTCTTCATGCACTACGGTGACATGACCGACTCGACCAACCTGATCCGCTTGGTGCAGCAAATTCAGCCAGACGAAATCTACAATCTGGCGGCCCAGAGCCACGTGAAGGTGAGCTTCGAAGCTCCTGAATATACAGCCAATGCCGACGCCATAGGCGCGCTTCGCCTGCTGGAAGCGATTCGCATCCTCGATCTGCAAGACAAGGCCCGCTTCTATCAAGCCTCAACCTCGGAACTCTACGGGCTGGTGCAAGAGGTTCCTCAATCCGAAACCACTCCTTTCTACCCCCGCAGCCCCTATGCCGCCGCGAAGCTCTATGCTTACTGGATCACGGTGAATTATCGCGAAGCCTATGGGATGCACGCGTCAAACGGAATTCTCTTCAATCATGAAGGCCCGACCCGCGGTGAAACCTTTGTCACGCGCAAGATCACGCGTGCGGTTGCAGCCATGCACCAGAAGCGCCAGGCCAAGCTTTATCTCGGTAATCTTGATGCCCAACGCGATTGGGGACATGCAAGAGACTATGTGGAGGGAATGTGGCGGATCGTGCAGCACGCCTCAGCCGACGATTTTGTACTGGCAACCGGAGAAACGCACACGGTTCGCGAATTCGTGGAGCTGGCATTCAAGGAAATCGATATCACCTTGGAATGGGTAGGGGCCGGCGAGTCCGAGACCGGTCGCTGCGCCGCAACCGGCCGTGAGCTGGTGGCCGTCGATCCGCGGTATTACCGGCCGACCGAAGTCGATCTCCTGATCGGTGACCCAACCAAAGCGAAGGAGAAACTGGGCTGGAAGCATACAACCCCCTTCCCCGAGCTGGTCAGCGAAATGGTCCGGAGCGATCTGAAGGTGATCGCCACTGAGGCAGCCTACCGCTCCAATCACGGCGATGTCTGA
- the fcl gene encoding GDP-L-fucose synthase produces MYSLTGKRVWVAGHRGMVGSALVRRLKQEEPTEILTATRAQLDLTDQAATAAWVKNTRPDAVFIPAAKVGGIYANDSYPAEFLYQNLMIASNIIHACYQAGTEKLLFLGSSCIYPKFAEQPIQEEALLTGALEPTNEWYAIAKIAGVKLCQSYRKQYGVDFISAMPTNLYGPGDNYHPMNSHVIPALIRKAHDAKVDKAESMEIWGSGTPRREFLHVDDCADALVHLMKVYSDAGHINVGSGVDLPIGELAHLVMDVVGFKGELTKDTSKPDGTPRKLMSADKIRALGWQPSISLRDGLADAYHWFLANEENIPSR; encoded by the coding sequence ATGTATTCGCTCACAGGCAAACGCGTTTGGGTTGCCGGCCATCGGGGGATGGTGGGTTCCGCGCTTGTCAGACGCCTGAAGCAGGAAGAGCCGACTGAAATCCTGACGGCGACTCGCGCCCAGCTCGATCTCACCGATCAGGCGGCGACCGCAGCCTGGGTCAAAAACACGCGCCCGGACGCGGTGTTCATTCCCGCAGCCAAGGTGGGCGGGATTTATGCGAATGACAGTTATCCGGCTGAGTTTCTCTATCAGAATTTGATGATCGCTTCCAACATCATCCACGCCTGCTATCAGGCGGGTACTGAGAAGCTGCTTTTCTTGGGATCATCCTGCATCTACCCGAAATTCGCCGAACAACCGATACAGGAAGAGGCCCTGCTCACCGGCGCGCTTGAGCCCACCAATGAGTGGTATGCGATCGCCAAGATCGCCGGCGTCAAGCTCTGCCAATCCTATCGCAAGCAGTACGGCGTGGATTTCATCTCCGCCATGCCGACTAATCTCTACGGCCCGGGCGACAATTACCACCCGATGAATTCCCACGTCATCCCGGCGCTTATTCGCAAGGCCCATGACGCGAAGGTCGACAAGGCGGAATCAATGGAAATCTGGGGCAGCGGGACGCCGCGTCGGGAATTTCTCCACGTCGATGATTGCGCGGATGCGCTTGTGCACCTGATGAAGGTCTACTCGGACGCTGGACATATAAATGTCGGTTCGGGTGTAGACCTTCCGATCGGGGAATTGGCCCACCTGGTCATGGATGTTGTCGGCTTCAAGGGCGAGCTGACGAAGGACACGAGCAAGCCTGACGGTACGCCGCGCAAGCTGATGAGCGCCGACAAAATTCGGGCCCTCGGCTGGCAACCCTCGATCAGCCTGCGCGATGGCCTGGCTGACGCTTATCACTGGTTCCTCGCCAACGAAGAGAACATCCCCTCACGTTGA
- a CDS encoding sulfotransferase family protein, with translation MSDNTCYIVLGMHRSGTSALAGTLMEAGVYLGRVLDKSITRNPKGLQEPPAVLYMQEDLLKANGGSWNEPPEQVEWFPMHAAVRDLFIESRDGEACWGFKDPRTLLTLEGWLKVLPNARPLGIFRHPMAVARSLESRNGFPIEKGLAIWHAYNSRLLDWQTRLDFPIVQCLPETVAMQAKLQSLLQALGLVTEQPLEFFDASLQTVRETEDDRLPDPVQSVWRGLLDRAL, from the coding sequence ATGAGTGACAACACCTGCTATATCGTTTTGGGCATGCATCGAAGTGGCACCAGTGCGCTTGCCGGAACGCTGATGGAAGCCGGTGTGTATCTGGGTCGCGTCCTGGACAAGAGTATTACCCGCAATCCAAAAGGGCTGCAGGAACCCCCCGCCGTGCTTTACATGCAAGAGGACCTGCTCAAGGCCAATGGCGGGAGCTGGAACGAGCCGCCGGAGCAGGTGGAGTGGTTTCCGATGCATGCGGCGGTCAGGGATCTGTTCATCGAGTCACGTGACGGTGAGGCCTGCTGGGGCTTCAAGGACCCGCGCACCCTTCTGACACTCGAGGGGTGGCTCAAAGTCCTCCCCAACGCCCGACCGCTCGGGATATTCCGCCACCCCATGGCGGTTGCACGCTCGCTGGAGAGCCGCAACGGATTTCCGATCGAGAAGGGGTTGGCGATCTGGCATGCGTATAATTCACGCTTGCTGGACTGGCAGACGCGGCTGGATTTCCCGATCGTTCAGTGCCTGCCGGAGACGGTCGCCATGCAAGCCAAGCTGCAAAGCCTGCTTCAGGCGCTGGGACTGGTCACGGAGCAACCGCTGGAATTCTTCGACGCCTCTCTGCAAACCGTCCGTGAAACCGAAGATGACAGGCTGCCCGACCCGGTCCAGAGCGTTTGGAGAGGCTTGCTTGATCGCGCGCTCTGA